One stretch of Nesterenkonia halotolerans DNA includes these proteins:
- a CDS encoding L-serine ammonia-lyase, translating to MTISIFDLLRVGIGPSSSHTVGPMRAARRFVLEELCETGALARTEALRVDLYGSLSATGRGHGTFTAVLLGLEAWDPETILPDQVESRLEAMESSGTVQLAAQHDDDGGRELPLRVEDIVQRPLTVLDRHTNAMTLTALDGHGEQVAKETYYSIGGGFVLSESDAVASDASLGVALANDDEKVPYPFTTGAELMEHCARSGLPVSRIMMANERALHVTRHGGTEQDAEQEIAAKVLHLWQVMEDCKNFALEREGNLPGGLKVRRRAPDWHARMWKDDPSRTHAYWQEWVNLVALAVNEENASGGRVVTAPTNGAAGIIPAVGFYATHYGPGASYAGEEDREEIAVRYLLTAAAVGVLYKEQASISGAEVGCQGEVGSASSMAAAGLCEVLGGTPRQVENAAEIAMEHNLGLTCDPIAGLVQVPCIERNAMGATKAVNAARMALMGDGDHRVSLDEVIVTMRETGKDMSSKYKETALGGLAVNVVEC from the coding sequence ATGACCATCAGCATCTTCGACCTCCTGCGGGTGGGGATCGGACCATCCTCCTCGCACACCGTGGGTCCTATGCGCGCCGCGCGGCGGTTCGTCCTCGAGGAGCTGTGCGAGACCGGCGCCCTGGCGCGCACGGAGGCGCTGCGCGTCGATCTCTACGGCTCGCTCTCAGCCACCGGACGCGGACATGGCACGTTCACCGCCGTCCTGCTCGGGCTCGAAGCCTGGGATCCGGAGACGATTCTTCCGGACCAGGTCGAGTCCCGGTTGGAGGCGATGGAGTCTTCCGGCACGGTCCAGCTCGCAGCCCAGCATGACGACGACGGCGGCCGCGAGCTGCCGCTGCGGGTCGAGGACATCGTGCAGCGCCCGCTGACCGTCCTGGACCGGCACACCAACGCCATGACGCTGACGGCACTGGATGGCCACGGCGAGCAGGTGGCGAAGGAGACCTACTACTCCATCGGCGGCGGCTTCGTGCTCTCCGAATCAGACGCGGTGGCCTCCGACGCCTCCCTGGGAGTGGCGCTGGCCAACGACGACGAGAAGGTGCCCTATCCGTTCACCACGGGCGCCGAGCTCATGGAGCACTGTGCACGCTCCGGGCTGCCGGTCTCACGGATCATGATGGCCAACGAGCGTGCGCTGCACGTCACCCGTCACGGCGGGACGGAACAGGACGCGGAGCAGGAGATCGCGGCCAAGGTGTTGCACCTGTGGCAGGTGATGGAGGACTGCAAGAACTTCGCCCTGGAGCGTGAGGGAAACCTGCCCGGCGGACTCAAGGTGCGCCGTCGTGCGCCTGACTGGCATGCCCGCATGTGGAAGGACGATCCGAGCCGGACCCACGCCTATTGGCAGGAATGGGTGAACCTGGTCGCGCTCGCGGTCAATGAGGAGAACGCCTCCGGCGGGCGGGTCGTCACCGCGCCCACCAACGGTGCGGCCGGCATCATCCCCGCCGTGGGCTTCTACGCCACGCACTATGGCCCCGGTGCCAGCTATGCGGGGGAGGAGGACCGCGAGGAGATCGCTGTGCGCTACCTGCTCACCGCCGCCGCCGTGGGCGTGCTCTATAAGGAGCAGGCGTCCATCTCCGGCGCCGAGGTGGGCTGTCAGGGCGAGGTCGGTTCAGCCTCCTCGATGGCGGCCGCCGGACTCTGCGAGGTGCTCGGTGGCACTCCGCGACAGGTGGAGAACGCCGCCGAGATCGCCATGGAGCACAACCTCGGCCTGACCTGTGACCCGATCGCGGGACTGGTACAGGTGCCGTGCATCGAGCGCAATGCCATGGGCGCGACCAAAGCGGTGAATGCCGCACGGATGGCGCTGATGGGCGACGGTGATCACCGGGTGTCTCTGGATGAGGTCATCGTGACCATGCGTGAGACCGGCAAGGACATGTCCTCGAAGTATAAGGAGACTGCCCTGGGTGGGCTCGCGGTCAACGTCGTCGAGTGCTGA
- a CDS encoding MFS transporter has protein sequence MAQNKHAAHEQKEPLFTKDFLLAIVINLLLATVFFILITGLAVYAAEEFAAGETAAGFAASAFVVGALCARVFAGKYVNFLGRRRTVLVCLTVYVLAGLAYLWVDSYAMLIALRAVHGISFGFGQTALNAGVFAMIPRSRRGEGAGYYLLANSLPPAIGPLAAIQLTQRYDFWAMFLAVTLVSVIGLVFALFLKLPEDSPWRTSLREKLTLRPRDIIEPRAFKISMVAMLLGIGFASVMTFLNGYARSLDMVDAASLFFVIYAGAVLVSRLFMGKVQDRYGDNWAVYPAVLFYIVAMVLLAWAPNQGVLLVAGVLAGFGFGSLLPVLQAIIASDLPAHRTSIGISTFFILLDTGFGFSPLLLGPLVSFADYRFMYAACAGVVVLSLVLYWLVHGRHDVLQGTARRTPRSGPRAKDGDGAGASPQES, from the coding sequence ATGGCCCAGAACAAGCATGCAGCTCATGAGCAGAAGGAGCCGCTGTTCACCAAGGACTTCCTGCTGGCCATCGTCATCAACCTGCTGCTGGCCACGGTCTTCTTCATCCTGATCACCGGGCTCGCGGTCTACGCCGCGGAGGAGTTCGCGGCCGGTGAGACGGCCGCCGGATTCGCCGCCTCGGCGTTTGTGGTCGGGGCACTGTGTGCTCGCGTCTTCGCGGGCAAGTATGTGAACTTCCTCGGTCGGCGTCGCACGGTTCTGGTCTGCCTGACCGTCTATGTGCTCGCCGGACTCGCCTACCTCTGGGTGGACAGCTACGCGATGCTCATCGCGCTGCGCGCCGTCCACGGAATCTCCTTCGGGTTCGGCCAGACCGCGCTCAACGCCGGGGTCTTTGCGATGATCCCGCGCTCCCGGCGTGGCGAGGGCGCCGGATACTATCTGCTGGCGAACTCGCTGCCACCGGCCATCGGACCGCTGGCAGCGATCCAGCTGACCCAGCGCTACGACTTCTGGGCGATGTTCCTGGCGGTCACCCTGGTCTCCGTGATCGGGCTGGTGTTCGCGCTCTTCCTGAAGCTCCCGGAGGACAGCCCCTGGCGCACCAGCCTGCGCGAGAAGCTCACCCTGCGCCCGCGGGACATCATCGAACCCCGGGCGTTCAAGATCTCGATGGTGGCGATGCTGCTGGGCATCGGCTTCGCCTCGGTGATGACCTTCCTCAACGGCTATGCACGCAGTCTCGACATGGTGGATGCCGCTTCGCTGTTCTTCGTCATCTACGCCGGAGCCGTGCTGGTCTCACGATTGTTCATGGGCAAGGTCCAGGACCGCTATGGGGACAACTGGGCGGTCTATCCTGCCGTGCTGTTCTACATCGTGGCGATGGTGCTGCTCGCCTGGGCACCCAACCAGGGAGTGCTGCTCGTCGCCGGGGTGCTGGCCGGGTTCGGGTTCGGGTCCCTGCTGCCGGTGCTCCAGGCGATCATCGCCTCGGATCTGCCCGCCCACCGCACGAGCATCGGGATCTCGACCTTCTTCATCCTGCTCGACACCGGGTTCGGCTTCTCCCCGCTGCTGCTGGGCCCGCTGGTCAGCTTCGCGGACTATCGCTTCATGTACGCGGCCTGCGCCGGCGTCGTCGTGCTCTCGCTGGTGCTCTACTGGCTGGTGCATGGCCGGCATGACGTGCTGCAGGGCACCGCGCGCAGGACCCCACGCTCGGGTCCTCGGGCCAAGGACGGCGACGGCGCCGGGGCCAGTCCTCAGGAGAGCTGA
- a CDS encoding 5-oxoprolinase subunit C family protein, producing the protein MIHSVREMGQRALVIEVTAEKDRPRLSEHLQEHPFPGQVEVIPGVRTVLVDFRRRRDAQAALKLARRLKLRRRRAGSADSPEHPVRPEVNLPESYVECAPLEDREAVLEVLRIGAEDAAVPAAEDRGPSAGVLIQDIGRYGFGDRGLGRSGSVDLAAARQANRLVGNDDSAAVFEVCAGEFSLRICQTSILAVTGAEVSMEVVTEEPVQNFRGGQEAATTASRSRPAPVRAPFWVFPGETLHLRMVHRGVYSYVGISGGVDVPLQLGSASTDTAAGIGPEPVQVGHRFGLSGAASRFVGIASVAPTPLPELEDATMLRYVPGPRTEYFGTRRAASAGLSRLESQPWETVAPSGRAGLLLDGDDPIQRTIAEPMPEEPLLRGAITVSSSGQPTVALAEHPVTSADPVLGVVVREDLALAAQLPAGAQVRFQAVDPESLGAVRTR; encoded by the coding sequence ATGATCCACAGCGTCCGGGAGATGGGGCAGCGGGCCCTCGTCATCGAGGTCACCGCCGAGAAGGACCGCCCCCGCCTCTCGGAGCATCTTCAGGAGCACCCTTTCCCCGGACAGGTCGAGGTGATCCCCGGCGTCAGGACCGTCCTGGTGGACTTCCGCCGTCGTCGTGACGCGCAGGCGGCGCTCAAGCTGGCCAGACGCCTCAAGCTGCGACGCCGCCGCGCCGGGTCAGCCGATTCACCGGAACACCCGGTGCGCCCTGAGGTGAACCTGCCGGAGTCCTACGTCGAATGCGCACCCCTGGAGGATCGGGAAGCCGTGCTCGAGGTCCTGCGCATCGGTGCCGAGGATGCCGCTGTGCCCGCGGCTGAGGATCGTGGTCCGTCCGCGGGCGTGCTCATCCAAGACATCGGTCGCTACGGCTTCGGGGACCGAGGTCTCGGACGATCAGGGTCGGTGGACCTCGCCGCCGCGCGACAGGCCAACCGCCTGGTGGGCAACGACGATTCAGCCGCGGTGTTCGAAGTCTGCGCGGGGGAGTTCAGCCTGAGGATCTGTCAGACCTCGATCCTCGCCGTGACCGGTGCCGAGGTGAGCATGGAGGTCGTCACCGAAGAACCCGTCCAGAACTTTCGAGGGGGGCAGGAGGCGGCGACGACGGCGTCCCGTTCTCGACCGGCACCGGTCCGGGCGCCCTTCTGGGTGTTTCCCGGCGAGACCCTGCATCTGCGCATGGTCCACCGCGGGGTCTACAGCTACGTGGGCATCTCCGGGGGAGTCGATGTGCCGCTGCAGCTCGGCAGCGCATCGACGGACACCGCCGCGGGAATCGGGCCCGAACCGGTACAGGTGGGACACCGATTCGGCCTCTCCGGCGCCGCCTCGAGGTTCGTGGGCATCGCTTCGGTGGCGCCCACCCCATTGCCCGAGCTCGAGGACGCCACCATGCTGCGCTACGTCCCCGGGCCGAGGACAGAGTACTTCGGCACCCGCCGGGCCGCCTCGGCAGGGCTCTCCCGCCTGGAGAGTCAGCCCTGGGAGACGGTGGCACCCTCAGGCCGCGCGGGCCTGCTGCTGGACGGAGACGATCCGATCCAGCGCACCATCGCAGAACCGATGCCGGAGGAGCCGCTGCTGCGAGGGGCCATCACGGTCTCCTCCTCGGGACAGCCCACCGTCGCACTCGCGGAGCACCCCGTGACCAGCGCCGACCCGGTGCTCGGAGTGGTGGTGCGAGAGGATCTCGCGCTCGCGGCCCAGCTGCCCGCCGGTGCTCAGGTCCGATTCCAGGCGGTGGATCCCGAGTCGCTGGGCGCAGTCCGGACTCGATGA
- a CDS encoding acyl-CoA dehydrogenase family protein → MTHHAPDASVDPIYDVSTALDLDYYGVFEDLPVADRQWWTRAREFSSGLETRMAQHWEHAEYPVDLVRRAGGLGLLTDGVDVTEAGMETLSPMAAGLVNMETSRADGSLGTALAVQGGLALRTLAYFGSDDQKAEHLTKLATAETLGSFALTEPTHGSDSVSLETTARLVGDEDSGYYVINGAKKWIGNGASGGITFTWARVSGGVHDGSVRCFLVDQATRGYKAEVIQGKASLRAIHQALIQYEDVEVPAHAVLPGSKNFKDASKVLFATRLGVAWSAVGHASALVEAALSYSKQREQFSRPLASFQLVQERLTWMVSELTSMQMHVRQVTERDIAGTLTGPQASLAKYHNTRKARAIAHVARDMLGGNGILLKNKVPRHMADIEAIHTYEGTESVQTLIIGRDLTGYSAFA, encoded by the coding sequence ATGACACACCACGCTCCCGATGCCTCCGTGGACCCCATCTACGACGTCTCCACCGCGCTCGATCTGGATTACTACGGGGTGTTCGAGGACCTGCCCGTGGCGGACCGCCAGTGGTGGACGCGCGCCCGCGAGTTCTCCAGCGGACTGGAGACCCGTATGGCCCAGCACTGGGAGCATGCGGAGTACCCGGTGGACCTGGTCCGCAGGGCCGGAGGCCTGGGACTGCTCACCGACGGAGTCGACGTCACGGAGGCCGGTATGGAGACGCTCTCCCCCATGGCGGCCGGACTGGTGAACATGGAGACCTCCCGGGCAGACGGCTCGCTGGGAACAGCGTTGGCGGTCCAGGGCGGACTGGCGCTGCGCACGCTGGCGTACTTCGGATCCGACGATCAGAAGGCCGAGCATCTCACCAAGCTGGCCACCGCTGAGACCCTGGGTTCCTTCGCGCTGACCGAACCGACCCACGGCTCCGATTCGGTGTCCCTGGAGACCACCGCCCGCCTGGTAGGTGACGAGGACTCGGGCTATTACGTGATCAATGGCGCCAAGAAGTGGATCGGCAACGGGGCCTCCGGAGGCATCACCTTCACCTGGGCCAGGGTCTCCGGTGGTGTCCACGACGGCAGCGTTCGCTGCTTCCTGGTGGATCAGGCCACACGCGGCTACAAGGCCGAGGTCATCCAGGGCAAGGCCTCGCTGCGGGCCATCCACCAGGCCTTGATCCAGTACGAGGACGTCGAAGTTCCTGCTCACGCTGTGCTTCCCGGGTCGAAGAACTTCAAGGACGCCTCCAAGGTGCTCTTCGCGACCCGGCTGGGAGTGGCCTGGTCCGCCGTCGGCCATGCCTCGGCCCTGGTGGAGGCGGCGCTGAGCTATTCCAAGCAGCGGGAGCAGTTCAGCCGCCCGCTGGCCAGCTTCCAGCTCGTCCAGGAGCGCCTGACCTGGATGGTCTCGGAGCTGACCTCCATGCAGATGCATGTGCGGCAGGTGACCGAACGCGACATCGCCGGCACCCTCACCGGACCGCAGGCCTCGCTGGCGAAGTATCACAACACTCGCAAGGCCCGCGCGATCGCCCACGTGGCCCGCGACATGCTCGGCGGCAACGGCATCCTGCTGAAGAACAAGGTGCCCCGCCACATGGCCGACATCGAGGCGATCCACACCTACGAGGGCACCGAGTCCGTGCAGACCCTGATCATCGGTCGGGATCTGACCGGTTACTCCGCCTTCGCCTGA
- the gcvP gene encoding aminomethyl-transferring glycine dehydrogenase yields MTATSELLRSHLAADATEFSGRHIGPTAETAGTMLEALGYASLTELVDAAVPAAIRQPGPLNLPEALTEAETLAALRDFAGKNQPRAQMIGQGFYDTHTPQVILRNVLQNPAWYTAYTPYQPEISQGRLEALLNFQTMVADLTGLDIANASLLDEASAVAEAILLMRRGNKKRATAKIVLDADIFPQTLAVVAGRADALGIEIQIVDIAAEGLPEGEICGLVLQQPADSGAVVDHRALIAEAKERGAMITIAADLLALTLITSPGEQGADIAVGSSQRFGVPLFFGGPHAAFMAVKSGLQRQLPGRLVGVSKDAEGRPGYRLALQTREQHIRREKATSNICTAQALLAVAASMYAVYHGPEGLTRIAERVHGHARMLATVLGKAGHELITESFFDTVQVRLESDAVAEQVIAAADEAGINLRRVSEDIVGISVDETTTAQDLVSVLQAFSVGDFGFVAGSRDPDGTGRRYGFVESLTRTSEFMTHEIFHQIRSETQMMRYLRRLSDRDLALDRTMIPLGSCTMKLNAATEMEAISWPEFAGIHPYAPAQQTTGWRELIADLESRLAEVTGYSAVSIQPNAGSQGEYAGLLAIRQYHLAQGDAARDICLIPASAHGTNASSAVLAGLQVVVVATAEDGTIDMTDLQSKIAAHPERIAAIMLTYPSTHGVYEAEVREVCSTVHATGGQVYIDGANLNALVGLAQPGEFGGDVSHLNLHKTFCIPHGGGGPGVGPVAVAEHLQPFLPSTSVGASWATGEHEGEGRDGAPVTSTPFGSAGVLPISWAYLAMMGSEGLTSATAHALLSANYIAERLKDHFPVLYTGENGLIAHECILDLRALSKASGITAEDVCKRLIDYGFHAPTLAFPVAGTLMVEPTESEDLAEIDRFIEAMIGVRGEIQDVIDQKLTLEQSPLRLAPHPAAVLAGDAWDRAYPREQAAFPVKNLLQDKYFPPVSRIDGAHGDRNLVCSCPPPEAFELEESTA; encoded by the coding sequence ATGACCGCCACCTCCGAACTTCTGCGTTCACATCTCGCCGCGGACGCCACTGAATTCTCCGGCCGGCACATCGGGCCCACCGCCGAGACCGCCGGCACGATGCTCGAGGCCCTCGGCTACGCATCCCTCACCGAGCTGGTCGACGCCGCAGTGCCCGCCGCCATCCGGCAGCCCGGACCGTTGAACCTCCCGGAGGCCCTCACCGAGGCGGAGACGCTGGCCGCGCTGCGCGACTTCGCCGGCAAGAACCAGCCGCGCGCGCAGATGATCGGTCAGGGCTTCTACGACACCCACACCCCGCAGGTGATCCTGCGCAACGTGCTGCAGAACCCCGCCTGGTACACCGCCTACACGCCGTATCAGCCAGAGATCTCCCAGGGACGGTTGGAGGCGCTGCTGAACTTCCAGACCATGGTCGCGGACCTCACCGGCCTCGACATCGCCAATGCCTCGCTGCTCGATGAAGCCTCCGCCGTGGCCGAAGCGATCCTGCTGATGCGCCGGGGGAACAAGAAGCGCGCCACGGCCAAGATCGTGCTCGACGCGGACATCTTCCCGCAGACCCTCGCCGTGGTCGCAGGCCGCGCCGACGCCCTGGGCATCGAGATCCAGATCGTCGACATCGCCGCCGAAGGCCTGCCCGAGGGTGAGATCTGCGGACTCGTGCTCCAGCAGCCTGCCGACTCCGGCGCCGTCGTCGATCATCGTGCACTCATCGCCGAGGCCAAGGAGCGCGGCGCGATGATCACCATCGCCGCGGACCTGCTCGCGCTGACCCTGATCACCTCACCCGGCGAGCAGGGCGCCGACATCGCTGTGGGCAGCTCCCAGCGCTTCGGCGTCCCGCTGTTCTTCGGCGGGCCACACGCGGCCTTCATGGCCGTGAAGTCCGGGCTGCAGCGTCAGCTCCCCGGTCGACTGGTCGGTGTCTCCAAGGATGCGGAGGGGCGCCCGGGGTATCGGCTCGCCCTGCAGACCCGTGAGCAGCACATCCGCCGGGAGAAGGCGACCTCGAACATCTGCACCGCCCAGGCGCTGCTCGCCGTCGCCGCCTCGATGTACGCGGTCTACCACGGACCCGAGGGGCTCACCCGGATCGCCGAGCGCGTCCACGGCCACGCCCGGATGCTCGCCACAGTGCTGGGCAAAGCCGGGCACGAACTCATCACCGAGTCCTTCTTCGACACCGTCCAGGTGCGGCTGGAGTCTGACGCCGTGGCGGAGCAGGTCATCGCCGCCGCGGATGAGGCGGGGATCAACCTGCGCCGCGTCAGTGAAGACATCGTCGGCATCTCGGTCGACGAGACGACGACCGCGCAGGACCTGGTCTCGGTCCTCCAGGCCTTCAGCGTGGGTGACTTCGGATTCGTGGCAGGCAGCCGTGACCCCGATGGGACGGGCCGTCGCTATGGCTTCGTGGAATCGCTGACCCGCACCTCGGAGTTCATGACCCATGAGATCTTCCACCAGATCCGGTCCGAGACACAGATGATGCGCTACCTGCGCCGTCTCTCGGACCGCGACCTCGCGCTGGACCGGACGATGATCCCGCTGGGCTCCTGCACGATGAAGCTCAACGCCGCCACCGAGATGGAGGCCATCTCCTGGCCCGAGTTCGCCGGCATCCACCCCTACGCCCCCGCGCAGCAGACCACCGGCTGGCGGGAGCTCATCGCTGACCTCGAGTCCCGGCTCGCCGAGGTCACCGGCTACTCCGCCGTGTCCATCCAGCCCAACGCCGGGTCCCAGGGAGAGTACGCCGGGCTGCTGGCCATCCGCCAGTACCACCTCGCCCAGGGCGACGCCGCCCGGGACATCTGCCTGATTCCCGCCTCCGCCCACGGCACCAACGCCTCCTCGGCGGTGCTGGCAGGACTGCAGGTCGTCGTCGTCGCCACCGCGGAGGACGGCACCATCGATATGACCGATCTGCAGTCCAAGATCGCAGCCCACCCGGAGCGGATCGCCGCGATCATGCTCACCTACCCCTCCACCCACGGGGTGTACGAGGCCGAGGTGCGGGAAGTCTGCTCCACGGTGCACGCCACCGGCGGGCAGGTCTACATCGACGGCGCGAACCTCAACGCGCTGGTCGGACTCGCCCAGCCCGGCGAGTTCGGCGGCGACGTCTCCCACCTGAACCTGCACAAGACCTTCTGCATCCCGCACGGCGGCGGCGGGCCCGGCGTCGGCCCGGTGGCCGTGGCGGAACACCTCCAGCCCTTCCTGCCCAGCACCTCGGTGGGTGCCTCCTGGGCCACCGGTGAGCATGAGGGAGAGGGTCGCGACGGCGCCCCGGTCACCTCCACGCCCTTCGGCTCCGCCGGAGTGCTGCCCATCTCCTGGGCCTACCTGGCGATGATGGGCTCCGAGGGACTGACCAGCGCCACCGCGCATGCGCTGCTGAGCGCGAACTACATCGCCGAGCGGCTCAAGGACCACTTCCCGGTCCTCTACACCGGGGAGAACGGGCTGATCGCCCATGAGTGCATCCTGGATCTGCGCGCACTGAGCAAAGCATCCGGGATCACTGCTGAAGATGTCTGCAAGAGGCTCATCGACTATGGCTTCCACGCGCCCACCCTGGCGTTCCCGGTGGCCGGCACGCTCATGGTGGAACCCACCGAGTCTGAGGACCTGGCCGAGATCGATCGATTCATCGAGGCGATGATCGGGGTGCGCGGCGAGATCCAGGACGTGATCGACCAGAAGCTCACTCTCGAGCAGTCCCCGCTTCGATTGGCGCCCCACCCGGCCGCCGTGCTCGCCGGCGACGCCTGGGACCGCGCCTACCCCCGGGAGCAGGCGGCCTTCCCGGTCAAGAACCTGCTTCAGGACAAGTACTTCCCACCGGTGAGCAGGATCGACGGCGCTCATGGCGACCGCAACCTCGTCTGCTCCTGCCCGCCGCCTGAGGCCTTCGAGCTCGAGGAGAGCACCGCATGA
- the gcvT gene encoding glycine cleavage system aminomethyltransferase GcvT, producing MRETALTAAHAELGASFTDFGGWKMPLKYTSELEEHHAVRTTAGLFDLSHMGEIRIIGPEAATFLNTALVGNLAAVAIGRAKYSLICREDGGILDDLIVYRIDENEYLVVPNAANREVVAAALTDLAENGRAGSASGYDVEVWDESEGISLIAVQGPAAAAIIGSVVRANETFLVEELRYYAFTTVSIGGDEILLARTGYTGEDGFELFLPNDKAGALWLALLEAGSDHGLIPCGLACRDSLRLEAGMPLYGNELTTDRISFETGLPVVSFSKEEDFVGRAALEQAKAEGRGKTSGQRLVGLRGLGRRAGRSGYPVIATEGEHSGVTIGAVTSGLPSPTLGYPIAMAYVDLGFTEPGTRVDIDLRGKPQPFEVVALPFYTRKR from the coding sequence ATGAGAGAAACAGCGCTGACCGCTGCGCACGCCGAACTCGGCGCCAGCTTCACCGACTTCGGCGGCTGGAAGATGCCGCTGAAGTACACCTCCGAGCTGGAGGAGCACCATGCGGTGCGCACCACGGCCGGGCTCTTTGACCTCTCCCACATGGGTGAGATCCGCATCATCGGACCCGAGGCCGCCACCTTCCTGAACACTGCGCTGGTCGGCAACCTTGCCGCGGTCGCGATCGGCAGGGCGAAGTACTCGCTGATCTGCCGCGAGGACGGCGGGATCCTCGATGACCTGATCGTCTACCGGATCGACGAGAACGAGTACCTGGTGGTGCCCAACGCCGCCAACCGTGAGGTGGTGGCCGCGGCGCTGACCGATCTGGCAGAGAACGGCCGCGCCGGATCTGCATCGGGCTACGACGTCGAGGTCTGGGACGAATCCGAGGGGATCAGCCTGATCGCCGTCCAGGGCCCCGCGGCCGCGGCCATCATCGGCTCCGTGGTCCGCGCCAACGAGACCTTCCTGGTGGAGGAGCTGCGCTACTACGCGTTCACCACGGTCAGCATCGGCGGGGACGAGATCCTGCTCGCCCGCACCGGATACACCGGTGAGGACGGCTTCGAGCTCTTCCTGCCCAACGACAAGGCCGGCGCCCTCTGGCTCGCGCTGCTGGAGGCCGGCTCCGATCACGGGCTGATCCCGTGCGGGCTCGCCTGCCGGGACTCGCTGCGCCTGGAGGCGGGCATGCCGCTCTACGGCAACGAGCTCACCACGGACCGGATCAGCTTCGAGACCGGACTTCCGGTGGTCTCCTTCTCCAAGGAGGAGGACTTCGTGGGACGCGCCGCGCTCGAGCAGGCCAAGGCCGAAGGACGCGGCAAGACCTCCGGGCAGCGGCTCGTCGGGCTCCGCGGCCTGGGCAGGCGCGCCGGGCGCAGCGGCTACCCGGTGATCGCCACCGAGGGCGAGCATTCCGGTGTCACCATCGGTGCCGTGACCTCGGGGCTTCCCAGCCCGACGCTGGGCTATCCCATCGCGATGGCCTACGTGGACCTCGGCTTCACCGAGCCCGGCACCCGGGTCGACATCGATCTGCGCGGCAAGCCGCAGCCCTTCGAAGTGGTCGCACTGCCGTTCTACACCCGCAAACGCTGA
- a CDS encoding DUF368 domain-containing protein, translating into METVPGVSGGTVALVVGIYRQLIESASHVVSAGRTLITGPDRRAGFLHHIRQADWKIIIPVMIGMIITVFTVAGPMSTAVETYPVLTRAAFFGMVLASIAVPLRMALQDRDGPIRMRHVLAGIVAAAVVFWLVSLPPTEVEPAWYIILPAAAIAVSALLLPGLSGSFLLLTFGLYEPTLQAASEFDLGYLGIFALGLAIGLIAIVKGLKWLLDHHHRVTMVVLTGVMVGALRTLWPWQDEGRGLQGPGDDLGPVLLLGAAGFAVVLVLVLLDYRLSQRQSR; encoded by the coding sequence GTGGAGACCGTCCCGGGAGTCTCCGGCGGCACAGTGGCGCTGGTCGTCGGAATCTACCGACAGCTCATCGAGTCCGCCTCCCATGTGGTCTCCGCGGGGCGAACCCTGATCACCGGCCCTGATCGTCGCGCCGGGTTCCTGCATCACATCCGTCAGGCCGACTGGAAGATCATCATCCCCGTCATGATCGGGATGATCATCACGGTGTTCACGGTGGCAGGTCCGATGTCCACCGCGGTGGAGACGTACCCGGTGCTCACCCGCGCGGCCTTCTTCGGAATGGTGCTCGCCTCCATCGCGGTGCCGCTGCGCATGGCCCTGCAGGATCGAGACGGGCCCATCCGGATGCGCCACGTGCTCGCCGGCATCGTGGCGGCTGCCGTGGTGTTCTGGCTGGTCTCCCTGCCGCCCACGGAGGTCGAGCCCGCCTGGTACATCATCCTTCCGGCGGCCGCCATCGCCGTCTCGGCGCTGCTGCTGCCCGGTCTCTCCGGCTCCTTCCTGCTGCTGACGTTCGGCCTGTACGAGCCCACTCTGCAAGCGGCCTCCGAGTTCGATCTGGGGTACCTCGGCATCTTCGCGCTGGGTCTCGCGATCGGGCTGATCGCCATCGTGAAGGGACTCAAGTGGCTGCTGGATCATCATCACCGCGTCACCATGGTGGTGCTCACCGGAGTGATGGTCGGCGCGCTGCGCACGTTGTGGCCCTGGCAGGATGAAGGTCGCGGCCTTCAGGGGCCCGGTGATGACCTCGGACCGGTGCTGCTGCTGGGAGCCGCAGGCTTCGCCGTCGTGCTGGTGCTGGTGCTGCTGGACTACCGACTGTCCCAGCGCCAGTCGCGCTGA